From the Leptotrichia sp. oral taxon 221 genome, one window contains:
- the gyrB gene encoding DNA topoisomerase (ATP-hydrolyzing) subunit B codes for MANNYGAESITVLEGLEAVRKRPGMYIGSTSSKGLHHLVWEIVDNSVDEALAGICDNITVKILEGNIIEVTDNGRGIPVAMHKTGKSTLEVVMTVLHAGGKFDNDNYKVSGGLHGVGISVVNALSEWVEATVTRDGQIVRQTYKRGVPTSAPEKIGDAPEDAHGTIIKFKADDEIFETTVYDFSVLESRLKELAYLNKGLKIKLVDARKPDEIREEDFHFEGGIKDFLREITNEEKIVEDVIYMADSYETQPAKEVEAVDEDGNVFIKKVGAKIVEVEIAMSYTTAQREIVYSFVNNINTHEGGTHVSGFRTALTRTVNDIAKEMKLIKEKGGSFQGTDVREGLVCVISVKIPEPQFEGQTKTKLGNSEVSGIVSNIVGNKLKFYLEDHPKATEKIIEKMLMSKKAREAAKKARELVLRKSNLEVGSLPGKLADCSSKDPSESEIFIVEGNSAGGSAKQGRDRRFQAILPLRGKILNVEKSGIHKALENAEIRDMITAFGAGFGDDINLEKLRYHKIVIMTDADVDGAHIRTLMLTFFYRHLRELIDEGYIYIAQPPLYKIQAGRAVRYAYSDDQLKQVTKVLENENRKYTVQRYKGLGEMNPEQLWETTLDPEVRTLLKVSMEDASYADKMFNILMGDKVEPRRKFIEDNASYVKNLDI; via the coding sequence ATGGCTAATAATTATGGAGCCGAGAGTATTACGGTTTTAGAAGGGTTGGAAGCGGTAAGAAAGAGACCTGGAATGTATATAGGATCGACTTCTTCAAAAGGATTGCACCATTTGGTGTGGGAAATTGTTGATAATAGTGTGGATGAGGCTTTGGCTGGGATTTGTGATAATATAACAGTGAAAATTTTAGAAGGAAATATTATCGAAGTAACAGACAATGGTCGTGGAATACCAGTAGCAATGCATAAAACTGGGAAATCTACATTGGAAGTTGTAATGACAGTGCTTCATGCTGGAGGTAAATTTGATAACGATAACTATAAAGTGTCTGGGGGACTTCACGGAGTAGGTATTTCCGTTGTAAATGCGTTGTCTGAATGGGTTGAAGCAACTGTAACTAGAGATGGACAAATTGTGAGACAGACTTACAAAAGAGGAGTTCCTACATCAGCACCTGAAAAAATTGGGGACGCACCAGAAGATGCACATGGTACAATTATTAAATTTAAAGCAGATGATGAAATATTTGAAACAACGGTTTATGATTTTTCGGTTTTAGAATCGAGATTAAAAGAGTTGGCTTATTTGAATAAAGGTTTGAAAATCAAGTTGGTTGATGCAAGAAAACCTGATGAGATTAGAGAAGAAGATTTTCATTTTGAAGGTGGAATAAAAGACTTTTTGAGAGAGATTACTAATGAAGAAAAAATCGTGGAAGATGTAATTTACATGGCAGATTCTTATGAAACGCAACCAGCAAAAGAAGTAGAAGCTGTAGATGAAGACGGAAATGTTTTTATAAAAAAAGTTGGAGCTAAAATTGTTGAAGTGGAAATTGCTATGAGTTATACTACTGCTCAAAGAGAAATTGTTTATTCATTTGTAAATAATATAAATACTCATGAAGGTGGAACGCATGTAAGTGGGTTTAGAACAGCTTTAACAAGAACAGTGAATGATATTGCAAAAGAAATGAAATTGATTAAGGAAAAAGGTGGATCATTCCAAGGGACAGATGTTAGAGAAGGGTTAGTTTGCGTAATTAGTGTGAAAATACCTGAGCCACAATTTGAAGGGCAAACAAAAACTAAATTAGGAAATAGTGAAGTTTCAGGAATTGTTTCGAATATTGTTGGAAATAAATTGAAATTCTATTTGGAAGATCATCCGAAAGCAACAGAAAAAATTATTGAAAAAATGTTGATGTCGAAAAAAGCTAGAGAAGCGGCTAAAAAAGCTAGAGAGTTAGTTTTGAGAAAAAGTAATCTTGAAGTTGGTTCATTGCCAGGGAAATTAGCTGATTGTTCGTCAAAAGATCCGTCAGAATCAGAAATTTTCATAGTTGAGGGGAATTCAGCTGGAGGTTCTGCAAAACAAGGTAGAGATAGAAGATTCCAAGCGATTTTGCCTTTGAGAGGAAAAATTTTGAATGTAGAAAAATCGGGGATTCACAAAGCGCTTGAAAATGCAGAAATTAGAGATATGATAACAGCATTTGGAGCTGGATTTGGTGATGATATAAATCTTGAAAAATTGAGATATCATAAAATTGTAATAATGACAGATGCGGATGTTGATGGAGCACATATTAGAACATTGATGCTAACGTTCTTTTACAGACATTTGAGAGAGTTAATTGATGAAGGGTATATTTATATAGCGCAACCGCCTTTATACAAAATACAGGCTGGTAGAGCGGTTAGATACGCGTATTCTGATGACCAATTAAAACAAGTGACAAAAGTTCTTGAAAATGAGAATAGAAAATATACAGTTCAAAGATATAAAGGATTGGGAGAAATGAATCCTGAGCAATTGTGGGAAACTACGTTGGATCCAGAAGTGAGAACATTGTTGAAAGTATCGATGGAAGATGCATCTTATGCTGATAAAATGTTTAATATTTTAATGGGAGATAAAGTAGAGCCAAGAAGAAAATTCATTGAAGATAATGCAAGTTATGTTAAGAATTTGGATATTTAG